In one Gemmatimonas sp. genomic region, the following are encoded:
- a CDS encoding class I SAM-dependent rRNA methyltransferase, which translates to MTGGDIAVVNRKGAQRLRQGHPWVFRSDVERLPALPAGVVRVEEANGAALGWALWSPQSEISLRRIERDPEVVIDAAWWHARLRTAVARRAPLEAVANAYRLVHGEGDGLPSLVVDRYDDSLVVQLLSAGMHAHTDLIVDCLRDLTGCRGILARNDPAARAREGLPREVTLLYGEVPPVVEVLEHGVRYLAAPWDGQKTGAFLDQRENRVLIGSLARGQALDCFAYHGSFALHLATRAEHVCAVDISAPALARVHDHAARNGFTNIEPVVGDAFEVLRTWHREGRRFDTIVVDPPAFAKSRNALDGALRGYKDINLQAMKLLAPGGLLFTASCSFHLSRGLFFEMLSDAVADSGRPFALRAITGQPLDHPELINVPESGYLKGALLEAMS; encoded by the coding sequence GTGACAGGCGGCGACATTGCCGTGGTCAATCGCAAGGGCGCCCAGCGCCTGCGCCAAGGGCATCCGTGGGTGTTTCGCAGCGACGTCGAACGGCTGCCCGCGCTGCCTGCCGGTGTGGTGCGGGTGGAGGAAGCGAATGGCGCCGCACTGGGCTGGGCCCTGTGGAGCCCGCAGTCGGAGATTTCGCTGCGGCGTATCGAGCGCGACCCCGAGGTCGTGATTGATGCCGCGTGGTGGCACGCGCGCCTGCGCACCGCCGTGGCACGCCGCGCGCCGCTGGAGGCCGTGGCCAATGCCTACCGCCTGGTGCACGGGGAGGGAGACGGCCTGCCCAGTCTGGTGGTGGACCGATACGACGATTCCCTCGTGGTGCAGTTACTGTCGGCGGGCATGCACGCGCACACCGACCTCATCGTGGACTGTCTGCGCGATCTCACGGGATGCCGTGGCATCCTCGCGCGCAACGACCCCGCCGCGCGCGCACGCGAAGGGCTGCCGCGCGAGGTGACCTTGCTGTACGGCGAGGTGCCGCCGGTGGTCGAAGTGCTCGAGCACGGCGTCCGCTATCTCGCCGCGCCATGGGACGGCCAGAAGACGGGGGCATTCCTCGACCAGCGCGAAAACCGCGTGCTCATTGGTTCACTGGCGCGTGGCCAGGCGCTGGACTGCTTCGCGTACCACGGCAGTTTCGCGCTGCACCTGGCCACCCGTGCCGAGCATGTCTGTGCGGTGGACATCTCCGCCCCCGCCCTGGCCCGGGTACACGACCACGCGGCGCGCAACGGGTTCACCAACATCGAACCGGTCGTCGGTGATGCGTTCGAGGTGCTGCGTACGTGGCATCGCGAGGGGCGACGCTTCGACACCATCGTGGTGGATCCGCCGGCCTTCGCGAAGAGCCGGAACGCGCTCGACGGGGCGTTGCGCGGGTACAAGGACATCAACCTCCAGGCCATGAAGCTGCTGGCGCCGGGTGGCCTGCTCTTCACGGCCAGCTGCAGCTTTCACCTGTCGCGCGGGCTCTTTTTCGAGATGCTCAGCGACGCGGTGGCCGACAGCGGCCGTCCGTTTGCCCTGCGCGCCATCACCGGTCAGCCCCTCGATCACCCGGAGCTCATCAACGTCCCCGAGTCGGGGTACCTCAAGGGCGCCCTGCTGGAAGCGATGAGCTGA
- a CDS encoding glycosyltransferase family 2 protein, whose translation MGLPSPSISLIIATYNWPQALAVVLRSVRAQQVWPTEVLIADDGSRSDTRALIDRERAGLPVPLVHVWHEDAGFRLAAIRNKAIAQARGDYIVQIDGDVVLHPRFIQAHAAYARGERGAERRVRGCHMAFWRDDLRRVKGYDEAMEGWGREDSELAARLSNAGVVRRNLKFAAVCYHLWHRSASTESVARNHDRFLRTVRERRTWCDHGLDQYLSPANRVA comes from the coding sequence GTGGGTTTGCCGTCGCCGTCCATCTCGCTCATCATTGCCACGTACAATTGGCCGCAGGCGCTGGCCGTGGTGCTGCGGAGTGTGCGTGCGCAGCAGGTGTGGCCCACCGAAGTGCTGATCGCCGATGACGGATCGCGCAGCGACACGCGCGCGCTCATCGACCGGGAGCGCGCCGGGTTGCCGGTGCCGCTGGTACATGTATGGCACGAGGATGCGGGCTTTCGCCTGGCGGCGATCCGCAACAAGGCCATCGCCCAGGCGCGTGGTGACTACATCGTGCAGATCGACGGAGATGTTGTCCTGCATCCCCGCTTCATCCAGGCGCACGCCGCGTACGCGCGGGGCGAGCGCGGCGCCGAACGCCGCGTGCGGGGCTGTCACATGGCGTTCTGGCGCGACGACCTGCGGCGTGTGAAGGGCTACGACGAAGCCATGGAAGGCTGGGGCCGGGAAGACAGCGAACTGGCCGCCCGGCTCTCCAACGCGGGCGTGGTGCGGCGCAACCTCAAGTTCGCCGCGGTGTGCTATCATCTGTGGCACCGCTCCGCGAGTACCGAGTCGGTGGCACGCAATCACGATCGTTTCCTGCGCACCGTGCGCGAACGGCGCACGTGGTGCGATCACGGCCTCGATCAGTATCTGTCCCCCGCGAATCGTGTGGCCTGA
- the mltG gene encoding endolytic transglycosylase MltG → MARKRSTPNRVIPLGVLAVAIVLMAWVWREVGGASSPTGQPARVVVPKGASLGVAADSLEANGVIGSPPLFRLFARLTGAETTIKPGTYQFAADAGYRDVLDALVTGRGLMKSVVIPEGFDLRDIVPALSKALDVPADSVRAATADTAWMRELDVPVPSLEGYLFPATYTFPAGTTARDAVNAMVERFLDVWKPEWDARLQAMSLSRHDAITMASIVEKEARKAEERPLISAVYWNRVKKGMRLQADPTVQYALPQHVERVLYKDLEVDSKYNTYRYAGLPPGPIASPGEASIAAALAPADVPYLFFVARPDGSHEFTETFAQHTRAIARSKAARRASAGVASPAARR, encoded by the coding sequence ATGGCCCGTAAGCGTTCGACGCCCAATCGCGTGATCCCGCTCGGCGTCCTTGCCGTGGCGATCGTGCTGATGGCGTGGGTGTGGCGCGAAGTGGGCGGCGCGAGCAGCCCCACGGGGCAACCGGCGCGGGTGGTGGTGCCCAAGGGGGCAAGCCTTGGTGTGGCGGCAGACTCGCTGGAGGCCAACGGGGTGATCGGCTCTCCGCCGCTGTTCCGTCTCTTTGCCCGCCTCACCGGTGCCGAGACCACGATCAAGCCGGGCACATACCAGTTTGCCGCCGACGCGGGGTATCGCGATGTGCTCGATGCGCTGGTCACCGGTCGCGGGCTCATGAAGAGCGTGGTCATCCCCGAGGGGTTCGACTTGCGCGACATTGTGCCGGCGCTGTCCAAGGCGCTCGATGTGCCCGCCGACTCGGTGCGCGCCGCCACGGCCGACACGGCGTGGATGCGCGAACTCGATGTGCCCGTACCGAGCCTCGAGGGGTATCTGTTTCCCGCCACGTACACGTTTCCCGCCGGTACCACGGCCCGGGACGCGGTGAACGCCATGGTGGAGCGGTTCCTCGACGTGTGGAAGCCGGAATGGGACGCCCGGCTGCAGGCCATGAGCCTCTCGCGCCACGATGCCATCACCATGGCGAGCATCGTGGAGAAGGAGGCACGCAAGGCCGAGGAACGTCCGCTCATCAGCGCCGTGTACTGGAACCGCGTGAAGAAGGGGATGCGCCTGCAGGCCGATCCCACGGTGCAGTACGCGCTGCCGCAGCACGTCGAGCGGGTCCTTTACAAGGATCTCGAGGTCGACTCGAAGTACAACACGTACCGGTACGCGGGCCTTCCCCCGGGACCGATTGCCAGCCCCGGCGAGGCCAGCATTGCCGCGGCGCTGGCACCGGCCGACGTGCCGTATCTCTTCTTCGTGGCGCGCCCCGACGGCAGCCATGAGTTCACGGAGACGTTTGCGCAGCATACCCGCGCCATTGCGCGCAGCAAGGCCGCGCGGCGCGCGAGCGCCGGGGTGGCGTCGCCCGCCGCTCGCCGGTAG
- the ruvX gene encoding Holliday junction resolvase RuvX, whose amino-acid sequence MTAASAGRLFAVDWGDKRIGLAISDELGMLASPVGIITRRAGKRPPLAELMRQAEALGATGYVFGLPLDPAGAETDRSREVREIAARLATRQSLPIRLVDERFTTSSALRSIREQGGSTRGRKGDVDAMAACVLLESVLRAASQGVALGEAVAGGTEGMGLGDNADGP is encoded by the coding sequence GTGACGGCCGCGTCGGCGGGGCGACTGTTTGCCGTGGACTGGGGCGACAAGCGTATCGGCCTCGCGATCAGCGACGAACTGGGCATGCTGGCCTCGCCCGTCGGCATCATCACCCGCCGCGCCGGCAAGCGCCCGCCGCTGGCGGAACTCATGCGTCAGGCCGAGGCGCTGGGCGCCACCGGATACGTGTTTGGCCTGCCGCTCGACCCTGCTGGCGCCGAGACCGACCGCTCGCGCGAGGTGCGCGAGATCGCGGCCAGGCTCGCCACGCGCCAGTCGCTCCCCATTCGTCTCGTGGACGAACGGTTCACCACGTCATCAGCGCTGCGCAGCATTCGCGAACAGGGTGGCTCCACCCGCGGCCGCAAGGGCGACGTGGACGCGATGGCGGCGTGCGTGCTGCTGGAAAGCGTGCTCCGTGCGGCGTCGCAGGGCGTCGCGCTTGGCGAGGCCGTGGCGGGAGGCACGGAGGGGATGGGGCTCGGGGACAACGCGGATGGCCCGTAA
- the rho gene encoding transcription termination factor Rho: MHVAELKRKSVPELLVLAESLQLSSVNGLKKQELIFRIEQALLETETTLYGEGVLEVLPEGYGFLRAQDFNYLHGPDDIYVSPSQVKRFDLRTGDTVMGEVRPPKEWERYLALLKVERINGGDPEQSKLRSAFDNLTAKYPDERIHLERKNGEVATRICDIIAPLGKGQRALIVAPPKGGKTILLQQLANAIAENHPEVTLIVLLIDERPEEVTDMQASCPSADVICSTFDETAERHVQVAGMVLEKAKRLVESGKDVVILLDSITRLARAHNAVAPQGGRLMSGGMEATAMQKPKAFFGAARNLTEGGSLTIVATALIETNSRMDELIFEEFKGTGNMELVLDRKLAEKRIFPAIDINKSGTRREELLLSQKEQQRVFLLRTFLADMPSDEAMLFLLKRMERAQNNQEFFEQMAEA, from the coding sequence GTGCACGTTGCCGAGCTGAAGCGGAAGTCGGTTCCCGAACTCCTGGTGCTGGCCGAGTCGCTGCAGCTCTCCAGCGTCAACGGGTTGAAGAAGCAGGAGCTGATCTTCCGCATCGAGCAGGCCCTGCTCGAAACCGAGACGACGCTCTACGGCGAAGGGGTGCTGGAGGTCCTTCCCGAAGGGTATGGCTTCCTGCGGGCTCAGGATTTCAACTACCTGCACGGCCCCGACGACATCTACGTCTCCCCTTCCCAGGTGAAGCGCTTCGACCTTCGCACCGGCGACACGGTGATGGGCGAAGTGCGGCCGCCCAAGGAGTGGGAACGGTACCTCGCGCTTCTCAAGGTGGAGCGCATCAACGGTGGTGACCCCGAGCAGTCCAAATTGCGCAGCGCCTTCGACAACCTGACCGCCAAGTACCCCGACGAGCGTATCCATCTGGAGCGCAAGAACGGGGAAGTCGCGACCCGCATCTGCGACATCATCGCGCCTCTGGGCAAGGGCCAGCGTGCCCTCATCGTCGCGCCGCCCAAGGGGGGCAAGACGATCCTCCTCCAGCAGCTCGCCAACGCGATCGCGGAGAACCATCCGGAGGTCACGCTCATCGTCCTGCTGATCGATGAGCGCCCCGAGGAGGTCACCGACATGCAGGCAAGCTGCCCGAGCGCCGACGTGATCTGCTCGACCTTCGACGAAACCGCCGAACGCCATGTGCAGGTGGCCGGAATGGTGCTGGAGAAGGCCAAGCGGCTCGTGGAGAGCGGCAAGGACGTGGTGATCCTGCTGGACTCCATCACGCGACTGGCGCGCGCCCACAATGCGGTGGCCCCGCAGGGTGGCAGGCTCATGTCCGGCGGCATGGAGGCCACGGCGATGCAGAAGCCCAAGGCCTTTTTCGGCGCCGCCCGCAACCTCACCGAGGGCGGGTCGCTCACCATCGTGGCCACGGCACTCATCGAGACCAACTCGCGCATGGACGAGCTGATCTTCGAGGAGTTCAAGGGTACGGGCAACATGGAGCTGGTGCTCGATCGCAAGCTTGCCGAGAAGCGCATCTTCCCCGCGATCGACATCAACAAGAGCGGCACCCGGCGCGAGGAGTTGCTCCTGTCGCAGAAGGAGCAGCAGCGGGTCTTCCTCCTGCGCACCTTCCTGGCCGATATGCCGAGCGACGAGGCCATGCTGTTTCTGCTCAAGCGCATGGAGCGCGCGCAGAACAATCAGGAGTTCTTCGAGCAGATGGCGGAAGCGTGA
- a CDS encoding ferritin — protein MLISSALAAAINTQIGNELAASLQYHQIAAHFHEMHLLQLAGLFHKQATEEREHAEKLLKYVLETGGGLRIPAVRAPMHVFPTAEAAVEAALSWEREVTGQIKGLMDLAASEGDYLAQGFLQWFVDEQLEEVTKMQRLLGVIRMAGERNLLSVEAYLVHGNA, from the coding sequence ATGCTCATCTCCTCCGCCCTCGCCGCGGCCATCAACACGCAGATCGGCAACGAGCTTGCTGCCAGCCTGCAGTACCATCAGATCGCGGCGCACTTCCACGAGATGCACCTGCTCCAGTTGGCGGGCCTGTTCCACAAGCAGGCGACGGAGGAACGCGAGCATGCGGAGAAGCTCCTCAAGTATGTGCTCGAAACCGGTGGTGGCCTGCGCATCCCCGCCGTCCGCGCCCCGATGCACGTCTTTCCCACCGCCGAGGCGGCCGTGGAGGCCGCGCTGAGCTGGGAAAGGGAGGTCACTGGGCAGATCAAGGGGCTCATGGACCTCGCCGCGAGCGAGGGGGACTATCTGGCGCAGGGATTCCTGCAGTGGTTCGTCGATGAGCAGCTCGAAGAGGTCACGAAGATGCAGCGGCTGCTGGGCGTCATTCGCATGGCGGGCGAGCGCAACCTGCTGAGCGTGGAAGCGTATCTGGTGCACGGTAACGCGTGA
- a CDS encoding cytochrome c, translated as MRILATLSVLLLAAACRSSGAGTGSGVAAKPAMPTEVTPARVALGDSLFNNGGCMRCHGAKGVGAQNGPALNDNAWDQLATGSYEEIRALIVSGVPKEKIKVTTRPNAMGARGGRMNLNDEQISAVAAYVWTLSHK; from the coding sequence ATGCGTATCCTCGCTACCCTGTCCGTGCTGTTGCTTGCCGCTGCGTGCCGCTCGTCCGGCGCCGGTACGGGAAGTGGTGTTGCCGCCAAGCCCGCGATGCCCACCGAAGTGACCCCGGCGCGCGTGGCGCTCGGCGACTCGCTGTTCAACAACGGCGGCTGCATGCGCTGCCACGGGGCCAAGGGCGTGGGCGCGCAGAACGGCCCTGCCCTCAATGACAATGCCTGGGACCAGCTGGCCACGGGCAGCTACGAGGAGATTCGCGCCCTGATCGTGAGCGGCGTCCCCAAGGAAAAGATCAAGGTGACGACGCGCCCGAACGCCATGGGCGCCCGCGGCGGGCGCATGAATCTGAACGACGAGCAGATCAGCGCCGTGGCGGCCTACGTCTGGACCCTGTCGCACAAGTGA
- a CDS encoding NAD(P)-dependent oxidoreductase encodes MTVIAYLGTGLLGSGFVEAALTRGDTVRVWNRTRGKAQALAAFGAQVAASPADAVRGAERVHLVLKDDAVVEEVVAALRPGLAPEAIICDHTTTHPALTGERAARLNAEGVRYLHCPVFIGPAAARLGQGIIMVSGPSVLYDAVRPALEQQAQRVVYWGERADLAAAYKLMGNTLIIGLGALVSDVFTVAQGCDVRAPDALKLLEFFNPGSMLQNRGKKMSEGDFTASFELVMARKDVQLMLETTGARPVAALPGIAARMDEVIAQGHGHEDFGVIARDAVRDR; translated from the coding sequence ATGACGGTCATCGCCTATCTCGGAACCGGGCTGCTCGGCAGCGGTTTCGTCGAGGCCGCGCTCACGCGCGGCGACACGGTGCGGGTATGGAATCGGACGCGCGGCAAGGCACAGGCGCTGGCAGCGTTCGGCGCTCAGGTGGCGGCGTCGCCGGCCGATGCCGTGCGTGGCGCCGAGCGGGTTCACCTGGTACTCAAGGACGACGCGGTGGTGGAAGAAGTCGTCGCCGCCTTGCGCCCTGGCCTCGCGCCGGAGGCCATCATCTGTGACCACACCACCACCCATCCCGCGCTCACGGGCGAGCGCGCCGCGCGGCTCAACGCCGAGGGCGTGCGGTATCTGCACTGCCCTGTCTTCATCGGACCGGCGGCGGCGCGGCTGGGGCAGGGGATCATCATGGTCTCCGGCCCCTCGGTGTTGTACGACGCGGTGCGTCCGGCGCTCGAACAGCAGGCGCAACGGGTCGTGTACTGGGGCGAGCGGGCCGATCTCGCCGCCGCCTACAAGCTCATGGGCAACACGCTCATCATCGGGCTGGGCGCGCTGGTCAGTGACGTCTTCACCGTGGCGCAAGGATGCGACGTGCGCGCCCCCGATGCGCTCAAGCTGCTGGAGTTCTTCAACCCCGGCAGCATGTTGCAGAACCGCGGCAAGAAGATGAGCGAGGGCGACTTCACGGCGAGCTTCGAGCTGGTGATGGCACGCAAGGACGTGCAGCTCATGCTCGAGACCACCGGCGCGCGTCCGGTGGCGGCGCTCCCGGGGATTGCGGCGCGCATGGACGAGGTCATTGCGCAGGGCCACGGGCACGAGGACTTCGGCGTCATTGCCCGCGACGCGGTGCGCGATCGCTGA
- a CDS encoding DUF3108 domain-containing protein has protein sequence MLASLVAPVRAQAQPSALRDTAATPRLPFPVGEVLDYRVNVAFGGNIGHGQMRVEGPVLERGVPTWRLVSETKARRAFVRATDRTTSWLDPTRFVAVRFEQRERHPLSQSDALVEMDLAATAR, from the coding sequence GTGCTGGCGTCACTCGTGGCGCCCGTCCGGGCGCAGGCGCAGCCATCGGCGCTACGCGACACGGCGGCAACGCCGCGCCTCCCGTTTCCGGTGGGTGAAGTCCTCGACTACCGCGTGAACGTCGCCTTCGGCGGCAACATCGGACACGGGCAGATGCGTGTCGAGGGGCCGGTGCTCGAGCGCGGCGTGCCCACCTGGCGCCTGGTCTCCGAAACGAAGGCCAGGCGCGCGTTCGTTCGCGCCACCGATCGCACGACCTCCTGGCTCGACCCCACGCGCTTCGTCGCCGTGCGCTTCGAGCAGCGCGAGCGTCATCCGTTGTCGCAGTCGGATGCCCTGGTGGAAATGGATCTCGCCGCTACCGCTCGATGA
- a CDS encoding DUF3108 domain-containing protein encodes MPWWKWISPLPLDELSFLQFLRTIPLDREGAHQFNRHFDVTRNPTLVTVGAEEVVETFAGAFTTRVVIMHVRDPKHHKGVGPFKLNIELSSCRIPVRIVSRMPIVGDPTMRSPLSHLTISAAALLLVAATPAVPGRALTLRDGIRLWFDGTSTLRSGSCSADKIEVSLNAATDDVIEHTLDGRKVSGTVEVDFPAAQLECRNDTRNEHMGKALKMKEFSNGAAADGGNGQVLYTPLVGNLILDAFTTEVGAEAIFQQHGLLGVVALTNGEVRGQTLRASDRSPAFMAKLGFDKQLNDDLRTRLTGSFRNQGSAANGTLYSGDRAGSRYYYVLENTASTEAANFTSGMINPGFTDKVNAVMVNPFVRFRGGNRHA; translated from the coding sequence ATGCCCTGGTGGAAATGGATCTCGCCGCTACCGCTCGATGAACTCTCCTTCCTGCAGTTCCTGCGCACCATCCCGCTCGACCGGGAAGGCGCTCACCAGTTCAATCGTCACTTCGACGTGACGCGCAACCCGACGCTCGTCACGGTCGGGGCCGAGGAAGTGGTGGAAACGTTCGCCGGGGCGTTCACCACCCGGGTGGTCATCATGCATGTGCGCGATCCCAAGCACCATAAAGGGGTCGGTCCATTCAAGCTCAACATCGAGCTGTCGTCCTGTCGCATCCCCGTGCGCATCGTGAGCCGCATGCCGATCGTCGGAGACCCCACGATGCGCTCCCCGCTTTCGCATCTCACCATATCCGCCGCGGCGCTGCTCCTCGTCGCCGCCACGCCCGCCGTGCCCGGCCGTGCGCTGACCTTGCGTGACGGCATCCGCCTCTGGTTCGACGGCACCTCCACGCTGCGGAGCGGGAGCTGCAGCGCCGACAAGATCGAGGTCTCGCTCAACGCGGCCACCGACGACGTCATCGAGCATACGCTCGACGGCAGGAAGGTGAGCGGCACGGTGGAGGTCGACTTCCCCGCGGCACAGCTCGAGTGCAGGAACGACACGCGGAACGAGCACATGGGCAAGGCACTCAAGATGAAAGAGTTCAGCAACGGTGCCGCTGCCGATGGGGGAAACGGGCAGGTACTCTACACCCCGCTCGTGGGCAACCTCATTCTCGATGCCTTCACCACCGAGGTCGGGGCCGAGGCCATCTTCCAGCAGCACGGCCTGCTCGGTGTGGTGGCACTGACGAACGGGGAAGTGCGGGGCCAGACGCTGCGTGCCAGTGATCGCTCCCCGGCCTTCATGGCGAAGCTTGGCTTCGACAAGCAGCTCAATGACGATCTGCGCACACGCCTCACGGGGTCGTTCCGCAATCAGGGGTCGGCGGCCAACGGCACCTTGTACAGCGGTGACCGCGCCGGCTCGCGCTACTACTACGTGCTCGAGAACACCGCGTCCACCGAAGCGGCGAACTTCACCTCGGGCATGATCAACCCGGGCTTCACCGACAAGGTCAACGCGGTCATGGTGAACCCGTTCGTCAGGTTCCGCGGCGGAAACCGCCACGCGTGA
- a CDS encoding TonB-dependent receptor, which yields MRCVRRWYAVTTACAALSLLASPLALKAQGTGTVEGKVTVAESGEALQGASIGVTGTQIGAITRADGSYRFTLRPGRYELRARMLGYAGRVDTVVVEAGRTVTKNFVLAKSTTQLEAVAVTGSRGGERTLVSSPVPVDVITTADLRSTGRVETAQMLQAAAPSLNFPRPAVADGTDHVRPATLRGLAPDQTLVLVNGKRRYTSALINNNGTVGRGTSAVDLNAIPASMIDRIEILRDGAAAQYGSDAIAGVINIILKGATAGGASIQTGQFNTDVEGLGQRNDGTNTTASADQAVTWGNGSYLHAGIEWRNRAMTNRSFQDPRQQFPTGDPRESTANRLTHWSGDAATADVVGMVNAAHNVSENLQLYGFGSFGRRDGRSTGFFRRPIQTAQVVARLYPNGFLPNIESDITDFSAGGGAKGTAKGWDWDLSQVFGMNEFGITVSNSNNASMGLNSPTVFDAGTLGFAQALTNFDVTREVSAAGKPVRLSSGAEFRWENYRIEQGEEASYINGRVPVLDINGAPVRNAAGQTTIALVGSQVFPGFSPTDATDQSRTAVAAYVDVESDITKKWLVGAAARFENFSDFGSQATGKFTTRFAPVEQFAIRGAASTGFRAPSLQQSFFTSTATTFVNGLPVDIKTLPVASREARLLGATDLKPENSVNLSAGITLQPNKSLTVTADYYNIAISDRIVLSENFIGTGIVNFFAQNGLTGIGGGRYFTNAIDTRTNGLDVVVNYGLDLKANGVVRLTAGYNQNQTKVTRVVVNTPPQLGNLNETLFGRAERGRIEVGQPRNNLVLNGTWDIKDFTFTLRGQRFGEVTGRQLLATGTARQVPDVELSAKVITDVSASYKLLKRATLTLGSDNVFDVYPDQITDLGDVATGYGGQGTFGVFRFSGLSPFGFNGRFLYARLAYSL from the coding sequence ATGCGATGTGTCCGACGTTGGTATGCTGTCACGACAGCGTGTGCTGCGCTGTCCCTGCTTGCGTCTCCTCTCGCGCTGAAGGCTCAGGGGACGGGCACGGTAGAGGGCAAGGTGACGGTGGCGGAGAGCGGCGAGGCGCTCCAGGGGGCATCGATTGGTGTGACCGGTACGCAGATCGGTGCCATCACCAGGGCCGACGGCAGCTACCGCTTCACGCTGCGCCCGGGCCGGTACGAACTGCGCGCGCGCATGCTGGGTTACGCCGGCCGCGTGGACACCGTGGTGGTGGAAGCGGGACGTACGGTCACCAAGAACTTCGTGCTGGCCAAGTCCACCACGCAGCTGGAGGCGGTCGCCGTGACCGGGTCGCGTGGTGGTGAGCGTACGCTCGTGAGCAGCCCCGTCCCGGTGGACGTCATCACCACCGCCGACCTGCGGTCGACGGGTCGCGTCGAGACGGCGCAGATGCTGCAGGCGGCCGCCCCGTCGTTGAACTTCCCGCGCCCCGCCGTCGCCGATGGCACGGACCATGTACGCCCCGCCACGCTGCGTGGCTTGGCCCCGGACCAGACGCTCGTGCTGGTGAACGGCAAGCGGCGGTACACGAGCGCGCTCATCAACAACAACGGGACGGTGGGGCGCGGCACCTCGGCGGTGGACCTCAACGCCATTCCTGCGTCCATGATTGACCGCATCGAGATCCTGCGCGACGGCGCCGCCGCGCAATACGGTTCGGACGCCATCGCGGGCGTGATCAACATCATCCTCAAGGGTGCCACGGCGGGCGGCGCCTCCATTCAGACGGGGCAGTTCAACACCGACGTGGAAGGACTCGGCCAGCGGAACGATGGGACCAACACGACCGCGTCGGCCGATCAGGCGGTGACCTGGGGCAACGGCAGCTACCTGCACGCCGGCATCGAGTGGCGCAATCGCGCCATGACCAACCGGAGCTTCCAGGATCCCCGGCAGCAGTTTCCCACGGGGGATCCGCGCGAATCCACGGCCAACCGCTTGACGCACTGGTCGGGCGATGCCGCAACCGCCGACGTGGTGGGCATGGTCAACGCGGCGCACAATGTGAGCGAGAACCTGCAGCTGTACGGGTTCGGATCGTTTGGCCGCCGCGACGGGCGGTCCACGGGCTTCTTCCGGCGCCCCATCCAGACGGCGCAGGTGGTCGCGCGGTTGTATCCCAACGGGTTCCTTCCCAACATCGAGAGCGACATCACGGACTTCTCGGCGGGGGGTGGTGCCAAAGGCACGGCCAAGGGGTGGGATTGGGACCTGAGCCAAGTGTTCGGCATGAACGAGTTCGGCATCACGGTGTCCAACTCCAACAACGCCTCGATGGGGCTCAACAGCCCGACGGTGTTCGATGCCGGCACCCTCGGCTTCGCGCAGGCGCTCACGAACTTCGACGTCACGCGTGAAGTGAGTGCCGCCGGCAAGCCGGTGCGCCTCTCGAGCGGCGCCGAATTCCGCTGGGAGAACTACCGCATCGAGCAGGGCGAAGAGGCGTCGTACATCAACGGTCGCGTCCCGGTGCTCGACATCAACGGAGCACCGGTGCGCAACGCCGCTGGCCAGACGACGATCGCGCTGGTGGGGTCGCAGGTGTTTCCCGGATTCTCGCCCACCGACGCTACCGACCAGTCGCGTACCGCCGTTGCCGCGTACGTGGACGTCGAAAGCGACATCACCAAGAAGTGGCTCGTGGGTGCCGCGGCGCGTTTCGAGAACTTCAGCGACTTCGGATCGCAGGCGACGGGCAAGTTCACCACACGCTTTGCCCCCGTGGAGCAGTTTGCCATTCGTGGTGCCGCCTCGACCGGCTTTCGGGCGCCGTCGCTGCAGCAGAGCTTCTTCACGTCCACGGCCACCACGTTCGTGAACGGCCTGCCGGTAGACATCAAGACGCTGCCGGTGGCCAGCCGTGAGGCGCGTCTGCTGGGCGCCACGGACCTCAAGCCCGAGAACTCGGTGAACCTGAGTGCCGGCATCACGCTCCAGCCCAACAAGAGCCTCACCGTCACGGCGGACTACTACAACATCGCCATCAGTGACCGCATCGTGCTGTCGGAGAACTTCATTGGCACGGGCATCGTGAATTTCTTCGCCCAGAACGGGCTCACCGGCATTGGCGGTGGTCGCTACTTCACGAACGCCATCGACACGCGCACCAATGGCCTGGATGTGGTGGTCAACTACGGCTTGGACCTCAAGGCGAACGGCGTGGTGCGGCTCACGGCCGGCTACAATCAGAACCAGACCAAGGTGACGCGCGTGGTGGTGAACACGCCGCCGCAGCTGGGTAACCTGAACGAAACGCTGTTCGGTCGCGCTGAGCGCGGACGCATCGAGGTGGGACAGCCGCGCAACAATCTGGTGCTCAACGGCACGTGGGACATCAAGGATTTCACCTTTACCCTGCGCGGGCAGCGGTTCGGTGAGGTGACGGGGCGGCAATTGCTCGCCACCGGCACAGCGCGGCAGGTCCCGGACGTGGAGTTGAGCGCGAAGGTCATCACCGACGTGAGCGCCTCGTACAAGCTGCTCAAGCGGGCCACCCTCACGCTGGGTTCGGACAACGTCTTCGACGTGTATCCCGACCAGATCACCGATCTGGGCGACGTAGCCACGGGCTACGGTGGTCAGGGCACCTTCGGCGTCTTCCGCTTCTCGGGGCTGTCGCCGTTCGGCTTCAACGGCCGGTTCCTGTACGCGCGTCTGGCGTACTCGCTCTGA